One Phaenicophaeus curvirostris isolate KB17595 unplaced genomic scaffold, BPBGC_Pcur_1.0 scaffold_48, whole genome shotgun sequence DNA segment encodes these proteins:
- the LOC138733937 gene encoding perilipin-4-like, producing MVNDDDVTISTGNVHDDVITIGTDILNDDDVTIGEGIKNGDDITTGTGSVNDDDIKITTGILSDDDITIGTDDTGIVNYDDATIGTEDTGIVNDDNVTISTGIVEDDDVTLGTGIVNDDDATIITGILSDDDVTIGTDDTGIVNYDDLTINTENTGIVGDDNVTIGTGFTNHDDVTICTDETSIVLDDDFKIGTDNTGIEKDDDVRIGTGFVHDDEVTIVTGDTGIVIDDNVTIRPHGTLIVYDHDVTIGTGTVNYDDATIGTGIVNDDDVTTGTGIVNDEDVTLGTGIGATGIVNDDDVKIGTDDTGTDDTGIVNDDDVTIGTDGTGIDNDDDVKIGTDYTVIVNDDDVTIGTDFVNDNFPIVTGDRVIVNDDDVRIGKGIVKEDDFTIGTDNKGIGDDDDVTIGTEEAGIVDDDNVTIGTGIVNDNDDRIGTDIEIDDNVRICTGIINDDDVTTGTGIVNNSTGIVNDDDATICRSTVNDGDVTKGTGVTDVVKDDDVKIGTNDTSNTNDDDVTIGTGTGIVNDEDVTIATGDTCIVNDGDVTRVTGIVNDDDVTSGKDIVNDNGITIAKSIVNDDDVKIATADKGTSIVNDDYVTKGTGDKGILYDDDVTICTDGTRIVNNDCVTIGTNIVNENDVTLGTGTVNDDYVTIRRDDTGMVIYDDVTTAIDNTGIVNDDGVTIGIVNGDGVTLGTGIVKDGDATIDTSIVNDDDVTNGTGVTATSIVNDDDVTRGTGDAGIVNDDDVKIDTDDTSNVNDDDVRIGTGIVYDDGITRATGIVNDDDVKIGTGDTGIVNDGPLDNSKGPQILIDPNPNPNPNRNPIRNPNP from the exons atggtaaatgacgatgatgtcacaataagcacaggaaACGTACATGACGATGTaataacaataggcacagatattctaaatgacgatgatgtcacaataggtgaaggcattaaaaatggcgatgatatcacaacaggcacaggcagtgtaaatgacgatgacatcaAAATAAccacaggcattttaagtgacgatgacatcacaataggaacagatgacacaggcattgtaaattacgatgatgccacaataggcacagaagacacaggcattgtaaatgatgataatgtcacTATCAGCACAGGAATTGTagaagacgatgatgtcacattaggcacaggcattgtaaatgatgatgatgctaCAATAatcacaggcattttaagtgacgatgatgtcactataggaacagacgacaccggcattgtaaattacgatgatctcacaataaacacagagaacacaggcattgtaggtgatgataatgtcacaatCG gaacaggcttTACAAATCACGACGATGTTACAATATGCACAGACGAGACAAGCATTGTACTtgacgatgatttcaaaataggcacagacaacacaggcattgaaaaagacgatgatgtcagaataggcactggctttgtacatgatgatgaggtcacaatagtgacaggcgacacaggcattgtgattgacgataatgtcacaataagaCCACATGGAACACTCATTGTTTATGAccatgatgtaacaataggcacaggcactgtaaattatgatgatgccacaataggtacaggcattgtaaatgacgatgatgtcacaacaggcacaggaattgtaaatgacgaagatgtcacattaggcacag GAATAGGAGCcacgggcattgtaaatgacgatgatgtcaaaattggcacagatgacacag gcacagatgacacaggcattgtaaatgacgatgatgtcacaataggaacagacggcacaggcattgacaatgacgatgatgtcaaaataggcacagactatACTGTcatagtaaatgatgatgatgtcacaataggcacagattttgtaaatgacaatttcCCAATCGTCACAGGTGACAgggtcattgtaaatgacgatgatgtcagaataggcaaagGCATCGTAAAAgaagatgatttcacaatagggacagacaACAAAGGTATTGgagatgacgatgatgtcacaataggaacagaggaggcaggcattgtagatgacgataatgttacaataggcacaggcattgtcaaTGATAATGATGacagaataggcacagatatTGAAATTGACGATAATGTGagaatatgcacaggcattataaatgacgatgatgtcacaacaggaacaggcattgtaaataaca gcacaggcattgtaaatgacgatgatgccacaatatgcagaagcactgtaaatgacggtgatgtcacaaaaggaacaggAGTTACAGAcgttgtaaaagatgatgatgtcaaaataggcacaaatgACACAAGTAAtacaaatgacgatgatgtgacaataggcacag gcacaggcattgtaaatgatgaagatgtcacaatagccacaggtgACACgtgtattgtaaatgacggtgatgtcacaagagtcacaggcattgtaaatgacgatgatgtcacatcaggcaaagacattgtaaatgacaatggtataaCTATAGccaaaagcattgtaaatgacgatgatgtcaaaatagccacAGCTGACAAAG gcacaagcattgtaaatgatgattatgtcacaaAAGGGACAGGCGACAAAGGCATtctatatgacgatgatgttacaatatgcACAGACGGCACACGGATTGTAAACAACgattgtgtcacaataggcacaaacattgtaaatgaaaatgatgtcacattaggaacaggcactgtaaatgacgattatgtcacaatacgcagagacgacacaggcatggTAAtatatgatgatgtcacaacagccatagacaacacaggcattgtaaatgatgatggtgtcacaatag gcattgtaaatggcgatggtGTCACattaggaacaggcattgtaaaagacggtgatgccacaatagacacaagcattgtaaatgacgacgacgTCACAAATGGAACAGGAgtcacag CCAcaagtattgtaaatgacgatgatgtcacaagaggaacaggagacgcaggcattgtaaatgacgatgatgtcaaaatagacacagacgacacaagtaatgtaaatgacgatgatgtcagaataggcacaggcattgtatatgacgatggtATAACTagagccacaggcattgtaaatgacgatgatgtaaaaataggcacaggcgacaccggcattgtaaatgatg gccctctggacaattctaaaggaccccagatcCTTATAGATCcgaacccgaaccctaaccctaaccgtaaccctatccgtaaccctaacccctaa